In the genome of Pongo pygmaeus isolate AG05252 chromosome 9, NHGRI_mPonPyg2-v2.0_pri, whole genome shotgun sequence, one region contains:
- the ZBED5 gene encoding zinc finger BED domain-containing protein 5 — protein sequence MIAPLLCILSYNFNTFAILNVYSKLTMFCTTNSLPMDLLLKQGSLKQEVESFCYQIVSESNDQKVGILQSEDKQLQPSVSKKSEGELSRVKFISNSNKITFSKKPKRRKYDESYLSFGFTYFGNRDAPHAQCVLCKKILSNSSLAPSKLRRHLETKHAAYKDKDISFFKQHLDSPENNKPPTPKIVNTDNESATEASYNVSYHIALSGEAHTIGELLIKPCAKDVVMRMFDEQYSKKIDAVQLSNSTVARRIKDLAADIEEELVCRLKICDGFSLQLDESADVSGLAVLLVFVRYRFNKSIEEDLLLCESLQSNATGEEIFNCINSFMQKHEIEWEKCVDVCSDASRAVDGKIAEAVTLIKYVAPESTSSHCLLYRHALAVKIMPTSLKNVLDQAVQIINYIKARPHQSRLLKILCEEMGAQHTALLLNTEVRWLSRGKVLVRLFELRRELLVFMDSAFRLSDCLTNSSWLLRLAYLADIFTKLNEVNLSMQGKNVTVFTVFDKMSSLLRKLEFWASSVEEENFDCFPTLSDFLTEINSTVDKDICSAIVQHLRGLRSTLLKYFPVTNDNNAWVRNPFTVTVKPASLVARDYESLIDLTSDSQVKQNFSELSLNDFWSSLIQEYPSIARRAVRVLLPFATMHLCETGFSYYAATKTKYRKRLDAAPHMRIRLSNITPNIKRICDKKTQKHCSH from the coding sequence ATGATTGCTCCTCTTCTTTGTATCTTGTCTTATAATTTCAACACATTTGCGATACTCAATGTCTATTCTAAATTAACCATGTTTTGTACCACAAACTCACTGCCCATGGATCTGTTGCTAAAACAAGGAAGTCTTAAACAAGAAGTGGAATCTTTCTGTTATCAGATTGTATCTGAATCAAATGATCAGAAGGTTGGAATATTACAAAGTGAAGATAAACAGTTGCAACCTTCAGTTTCTAAGAAATCAGAAGGTGAGCTTTCCAGGGTCAAATTTATATCCAATTCCAACAAAATAACATTTAGTAAAAAACCAAAACGAAGAAAATATGATGAAAGTTATTTGTCTTTTGGATTTACTTACTTCGGAAATAGAGATGCACCTCATGCTCAGTGTGTATTATGTAAGAAAATTTTATCAAATAGCTCTTTAGCCCCTAGTAAGCTTCGAAGACATTTGGAAACTAAACATGCTGCATATAAAGACAAAGACATAAGCTTTTTCAAGCAACATCTCGATTCACCTGAAAATAATAAACCCCCAACACCTAAAATTGTGAATACAGATAATGAAAGTGCTACAGAAGCATCATACAATGTAAGTTACCATATAGCGCTGAGTGGAGAGGCTCATACTATTGGAGAATTGCTTATCAAACCTTGTGCAAAAGATGTAGTGATGCGGATGTTTGATGAACAATATAGTAAAAAAATAGATGCAGTACAGCTATCAAACAGTACTGTTGCACGTCGAATTAAAGATCTAGCTGCTGACATTGAAGAAGAGCTTGTTTGTAGACTGAAAATTTGTGATGGGTTTTCACTGCAACTAGATGAATCAGCTGATGTTTCAGGACTTGCTGTACTGCTTGTGTTTGTTCGTTATAGGTTTAATAAGTCTATTGAGGAAGACCTACTCCTGTGTGAATCTTTGCAAAGTAATGCTACCGGTGAAGAAATTTTCAACTGTATCAACAGTTTTATGCAgaaacatgaaattgaatgggaAAAATGTGTTGATGTTTGTAGTGATGCTTCTAGGGCAGTGGATGGGAAAATTGCCGAAGCTGTCACCTTAATAAAATATGTGGCTCCCGAAAGCACCAGTAGTCACTGCCTATTATACAGACATGCACTAGCAGTTAAAATAATGCCTACATCTCTAAAAAATGTGCTAGACCAGGCAGTACAAATCATCAATTATATTAAAGCTCGACCACATCAATCCAgactattaaaaattttatgtgaGGAAATGGGTGCTCAGCACACAGCACTTCTTCTAAATACAGAGGTGAGGTGGCTTTCTCGAGGTAAAGTTCTTGTAAGACTTTTTGAACTTCGTCGTGAACTTTTGGTTTTCATGGATTCTGCTTTTCGACTATCTGATTGTTTAACAAATTCATCTTGGCTGCTAAGACTTGCCTATCTTGCAGATATTTTTACTAAATTAAATGAAGTTAATTTGTCAATGCAAGGAAAAAATGTGACCGTTTTTACAGTATTTGATAAAATGTCGTCATTGTTAAGAAAATTGGAATTTTGGGCCTCATCTGTAGAAGAAGAAAACTTTGATTGTTTTCCTACACTCAGTGATTTTTTGACTGAAATTAATTCTACAGTTGATAAAGATATTTGCAGTGCCATTGTGCAGCACCTAAGGGGTTTGCGCTCTACTCTGTTAAAATACTTTCCTGTAACAAATGACAATAATGCTTGGGTTAGAAATCCATTTACAGTTACTGTTAAACCAGCTTCATTAGTAGCACGGGACTATGAGAGCCTGATTGATTTAACATCTGATTCTCAAGTGAAGCAAAATTTTAGTGAACTTTCACTAAATGATTTTTGGAGTAGCCTAATTCAGGAATACCCAAGCATTGCAAGGCGTGCAGTGCGTGTActtcttccttttgctacaaTGCACCTGTGTGAAACGGGGTTTTCATATTAtgctgcaacaaaaacaaaatacaggaaAAGACTTGATGCTGCACCTCATATGCGAATCCGACTTAGCAACATTACACCTAATATTAAGCGGATATGtgataaaaagacacaaaaacacTGTTCTCATTAA
- the LOC129008642 gene encoding uncharacterized protein LOC129008642, translating into MLSAQGYRLGHLHRDPIRGWRGRWSEDKFSTLEHPNPTVFTSDSAAAQSAPDLRPATNPRLVAGRDQRKGPSSVEARPSRSRSHSRSSSCRATLVITERPGRKQLFSNFTSSVGADACRECRFLVTARYELSIPQKSSHFVSSHPILLTNQRLGIICECRTTGFAVFL; encoded by the exons ATGCTCTCAGCTCAGGGATATCGCCTAGGCCATCTCCATAGAGATCCGATTCGCGGCTGGCGCGGTCGCTGGTCTGAAGATAAATTTAGCACTCTAGAACACCCGAACCCTACAGTCTTCACGAGCGACTCTGCCGCCGCCCAATCAGCGCCAGATTTGCGTCCCGCCACCAATCCGCGCTTAGTAGCGGGGCGGGACCAAAGGAAAGGACCAAGCTCGGTTGAGGCGCGGCCCAGCCGCAGCCGCAGTCACAGCCGCAGCAGCAGCTGCCGTGCTACCTTGGTGATAACGGAGCGGCCGGGTAGGAAGCAATTGTTCTCAAACTTCACTAGCTCCGTCGGCGCGGACGCTTGTCGAGAATGCAGATTCCTGGTTACTGCCAGATACG aatTGAGCATACCACAAAAAAGTTCTCATTTTGTGTCCTCCCATCCCATTCTCCTCACTAACCAAAG